CCCATAAGGGTATCCCACATAGCACTATGTGTCGCAAAGCGGAAATAAGGTTTTActtacttttgtaaaaaaattttaattttgatattttgaatattttttaaccaaaacaagttagcattaattaataaaaaaaatatttgttacaaattttCCTAAATTTGCCTTTTTAAGTGCGGGATTTTCTGGGGtaaaaaaacccgggttttctctaaatctttatattaaatactCGACGAAATGAAATCTGGATTAAATTTTGTTGGCGATGTATTCAACGATAAAGCTAGAGCAGTTgaggaaaaaattaataaagttcacGATGATTTATCAAATGTACGAAAAATGCAGGGTAAAATATCTTCTGACAATAttgagttaaaattaaaaagcgtTGATATTGAAGACCGTAACAGAAGAAACAATTTAAGAATTGACGGGGTCGTTGAAAATAGCGAAGAAAAGAATTGGGAAATCACAAAGAAAAAGGTAAAGCAACTATTTAAAGATAACCTTGGTattgaaaaagatattataattGATCGGGCTCATCGAGTGGGAGTAGCTAATGATAAACGAGAACGAACTATTGTCTTGAAGCTCCGGGATTACGAggacaaaaaaacaattttggaaagagcaacaaaattaaaaggaacTAATATCTTTCTAAATGAAGATTTTAGTTTTACCACGCGAAAAATTCGAAAAGAACTTTTTGATCAGGCGAAGATACATCGTCAAAATGGCTATTTTGCAAAAGTTGTTTACAACAAACTAATTGTTCACGAATTTCGAGAAAACACCCGCAACACAGATGTTATTCCGACATGCGTAAACGAGTAAGCGTTTTgagtattttagtttttaattatattaaatatttttaaattatacatttttaaaaaatggcagcGCTTTTTCCACAGAAATTAGATTTTCACAATTTAGATTTAGACTTTTTTGAggacaactttataaataacctatcagaagaaaatataaatatttttcaagaaactcaAATGAACTTAATTAACACACCGTATATTGATCCTTTTGAATTTAAAGTAATAGCAGATGATGGCTCATTTTCTGTATTACACATAAACATTAGAAGCATGcagcaaaattttgataaacttaaagaatttttaaatatttcaaactacaCGTTCGACATCATATCTATTTCAGAGACTTGGCATGATACAGAAAGTTCTCttgaattaaattctaattatatattaccattttataaacttataagtcAATCAAGAGGAAATGGGAAAAAAGGAGGAGGATTAGGAATTTATGTCTTAGAAAAGTATGCtttcaagataaaaaatatactatgcTTTTCAAATGATAACTATGAAAGccttttcattgaaattattaataaaaaataccgaAACATTTTAGTTGGATGTGTTTATCGTCCACCgagtggaaaaataaaaaatttcgaaacctttatcaaaaatacgattatgaaaataaataaagaaaataagacTTTATATATAACTGGTGACATAAATCTTGATGCTCTTTCTAAcacaaaatttccaaaaataaaatctttttttgatatgctttttaaatttaatgtcttGTCAACTATTAATAAACCAACGCGAGTAACAAAAACCTCTGCAACAGCAATagacaatatttttatcaataattatttagaaacgACATTTGAAACCGGTATATTTTTGACAGATATTAGCGATCATTTCCcgatattcataaaaataaaaaactttaaatctatgTCTGATtgtcattcaaaaattatacatttaataaaacgaaatttaaaattgagtaACACTAATAAATTAACAAGTAGACTAAAACAAGAAACATGGAACAACGTATATAAATGTAAAGATACTAATGAAGCTTACAATGCctttttaagtacatttttggAGTACTTTAATGAAACCTGTCCAAAAGAGATAATAACAACTAAGTCAAAAGCAATTGCTAATCCGTGGATGGATAAATCGTTATTAaagtgctcaaaaaaaaaacaaaaactctacaataaatttttgaaaaatagaaacaatgataatgaaaaaaattacaaaaattataaatttttttatcaagatctcattaaaaatgcaaaaaaaaaatattacagtaaTCAAATTAACAAATGCAAATTTGATAGCAAAAAAACATGGTCCATCATTAATCTCATAATGGGAAGAGAAAAACTAAATTCACCTTCTCTTCCTAAACgaattgttattgaaaataacgatatattttgtcaaaaactaATTTCagaagaattcaataaatattttacaaatattggtcctaatcttgtaaataaaattgtacCAACATCTGTATCATTTAAAACCTATCTTAAAACCACGAATAACGTTACCATGCTTGATTATGAATTAGGCTATGAAGAATTAGAGGCAGCCTTTGcctccttaaaaaaaaaaaaggctccaGGATTTGATGAGATATCTAGTGATATAGTTATTGCAAACAAACACAGTCTTAATAGACCCCTGATTCATATACTTAAGCTCTCATTAAATTCTGGGATATTTCCGGATGTACTTAAATTGGCAAAAGTAATTCCATTATACAAATGTAATGATCATTCTGACATTTCAAACTACAGGCCTATATCaatactttctgtattttcaaaactcttcgaacgtgtagtttataatagaatctatgattacttcattaaaaacaattttttttaccaaaatctgtttggctttcaaaaaaatctctCTACAGAACATGCAATCATTGaaatagtaaatcaaataactaatggttttgaaaataataaatttactttaggagtgtttcttgatttatcaaaagcattcgatACAGTGGACCATTGCATTCTATTAGATAAATTAAGGCATTAcggaataataaataaaacttattattggattaaaagctatcttacaaacagaaaacaatatgtaaataatgtccAATCTGGAGTATTAAATGTCATATGTGGAGTCCCGCAAGGATCGATTCTTGGTCCACttctttttctaatatatataaatgacttttGTAATGCATCTTTAAAAATGAACTCGgtcatgtttgcagatgacacaaacttATTTCTCACCAACAATGATATCAAGAAACTATATGCAGACATGAATATTGAATTGTGTAAAGTAAACAACTGGTTTAAGGCAAACAAACTCTCACTTAACGCTGAGAAAACAAAGTATATActatttcacaaaaaaacacaagaagaaaacCTTCCTCTCAAGTTGCCTAACCTATCTCTAAATGAGAAACTAGTAAATAAGCAATCCAATATAAGATTCTTAGGAATCAttgttgatgaaaaattatcctggcttccacatataatatatatccagTCAAAAATCACCAAAATAATAGGTTTGATGTATCGAGTTCGCTCCTACGTCAATAAAAATAGTCTTAAATTAATCTACTTTGGGCTAATTCATAGCctcatcagctatgcaaacatttcatgggcaagtactcaagcggcaaagattaaaaaaatttatagtctTCAAAAACATGCCTGCAGAATCATTTACTCAAAAAATAGGCGTGAACACGCTAAGCCTttaatgaaagatatgaaaatgatgaatgtgtttgaaataaatatctaccagcatttaattttcatgtatcgtTATAATCACAATATCTCtcctataagctttaataacaagtttaaaataaataaaaatgatagctataatcttagagcgaatatgtccaacacatataaactgcctcggataataaacaaatattcagAGTACAGCATTCTATATCGAGGTCCAAAAGTATGgaatacttttcaaaaaggATTCAAAGGTACGGTAAATTcgttaagttcattcaagtttttaacaaaaaaagaaatttttaaaatataagaaacgTTTTTGGTTAATGATACTTTGAATAATTTCTCATaaatctgtttttgttttatttctacTTTTGTTGGTTGCTTATCAATTTTATTAGCGAATTACGCGttttat
This genomic interval from Hydra vulgaris chromosome 01, alternate assembly HydraT2T_AEP contains the following:
- the LOC136074470 gene encoding uncharacterized protein LOC136074470 is translated as MKSGLNFVGDVFNDKARAVEEKINKVHDDLSNVRKMQGKISSDNIELKLKSVDIEDRNRRNNLRIDGVVENSEEKNWEITKKKVKQLFKDNLGIEKDIIIDRAHRVGVANDKRERTIVLKLRDYEDKKTILERATKLKGTNIFLNEDFSFTTRKIRKELFDQAKIHRQNGYFAKVVYNKLIVHEFRENTRNTDVIPTCVNE